Part of the Heliomicrobium gestii genome is shown below.
TTTCGACGACACCGCCATCGACATAGTTTTTACGGAAGCGTTCCAACTCATCCTCTTTGTCCCGGCGGCATTCACGGCATTTGTCACAAAGGGCCATGCTCTCCCCTCCCTTCTTATGCCATTATACCCTACTCGAGGGCATCCAAGCAAACGACACCCTGACCGAGACACCGGCTTCCCCAGTAGAGGTGAAAGGTATCGTCCGGTGTCACCGGTCCCACGCCAGCCGGCGTGCCCGTATAGATGATGTCTCCCGGTCCAATGCCAAAGGAAGCCGCGCAAAAGTCTAGGATCTGCTGCACGTTGAAAAGCATGTCCCGCACATTGCCTCGTTGCGCCTCCACACCATTGCGGGTAAGGGTGAAATCCGCCTCAGCGAGCGCCGCTACACCAGGAAAAGGAATAAAGGGCGTCAGTGCCGCTGAGTTGGGGAAGCCCTTCGCTTCGAGCCAAGGCTGGCCTTTTCGTTTGCTCTCGGCCTGCACATCGCGCAATGTAAAATCGATGCCAAGGGCCATCGCGCCGATCAGCCCATCGGCGGTGCTCCCTTTTTGGTAAGGGTGATCCACCCGAAGAACCAGTTCCGCTTCATAGTGAACGGCGCCTCTTGTTCCCGGCAGATGAAGCGCACTGCCATCGAGCAAGACCAACGCATGGGTTGGCTTGGAGAAGATCAGCGGCCGCTCGGGAATCGCGTTGCCCAACTCAGCGGCATGGAGAGGGAAATTTCTTCCTACGCAGTAAATATTTCGAATGCCCTTCATCTTATCGCCTCTTTCGTTATGAAAATCATAGCAAAAACAAGCATATTCCGTAAGCCTTCTGGCTAAAAAAGGAGGAAAAAATCGAAAAAGTGCGAAATAAATTTCCATAAAAATTTGTTCGGCTTCTGTCAAAAGAGCCATTTGGGAGGGTATCTATTGCGAAAACCACTGTTTCTATTGGCTGCTTGGACACTGTTGTCCTTTGGCGCCGGCATGGCGGAGGCGAGCGATATCTCG
Proteins encoded:
- a CDS encoding fumarylacetoacetate hydrolase family protein, giving the protein MKGIRNIYCVGRNFPLHAAELGNAIPERPLIFSKPTHALVLLDGSALHLPGTRGAVHYEAELVLRVDHPYQKGSTADGLIGAMALGIDFTLRDVQAESKRKGQPWLEAKGFPNSAALTPFIPFPGVAALAEADFTLTRNGVEAQRGNVRDMLFNVQQILDFCAASFGIGPGDIIYTGTPAGVGPVTPDDTFHLYWGSRCLGQGVVCLDALE